From the Chloroflexus aurantiacus J-10-fl genome, one window contains:
- a CDS encoding phosphotransacetylase family protein, with product MATLYVASTETYVGKSAVCVGLLRRMQQDGFRVGYMKPVSVSVTHTPDAVLDEDAAFIRQTIGLDAPMEQVAPVLITPGVIESILRGQPHSFAKTLRDAYLAVSRQKDIVVLEGTNTWAEGALVDLTADQVTDMLQAPGLLVCRYTSTLSVDTILSVQRYVGDRLLGVLINQVEEPHREFVRNRVTPFLEGRGIPVLGILPRDRLLSGVTVNELAQHLGGQLIGRPEWGEKMLDSLMIGAMGAEASLSFFRRRANKAVITGGDRSDLQLIALQTSTNALVLTGNIRPTMQVMDRAAELEVPIILVADDTLSTVDRAERLFGRVRFHQEAKLRRFTELLDTHFDFDRLYRLLGLQIH from the coding sequence ATGGCAACACTGTATGTCGCCTCAACCGAAACCTACGTCGGCAAAAGTGCGGTGTGTGTGGGATTGCTGCGGCGGATGCAGCAAGATGGCTTTCGCGTCGGGTATATGAAGCCGGTGAGCGTTTCGGTAACGCACACACCTGATGCGGTTCTCGATGAAGATGCTGCCTTTATCCGCCAAACCATTGGCCTGGATGCGCCGATGGAGCAGGTGGCGCCGGTGTTGATTACACCGGGAGTGATCGAGTCCATTTTACGTGGACAACCACACTCATTTGCCAAAACGCTGCGCGATGCTTACCTGGCCGTGTCGCGTCAGAAAGATATTGTTGTCCTCGAAGGGACAAACACCTGGGCCGAGGGAGCATTGGTCGATCTGACCGCCGATCAGGTTACTGATATGCTCCAGGCTCCTGGTCTGCTCGTCTGTCGTTACACCTCAACCCTGTCGGTTGATACCATTCTGAGCGTGCAGCGTTATGTTGGGGATCGCCTGCTTGGGGTGTTGATCAATCAGGTCGAAGAACCGCACCGCGAGTTTGTGCGTAATCGGGTCACCCCATTCCTGGAGGGGCGTGGGATTCCGGTGCTGGGTATTCTGCCACGTGACCGCTTGCTCTCCGGGGTAACGGTGAACGAGCTGGCTCAACATCTTGGCGGTCAGCTCATTGGGCGCCCAGAATGGGGTGAAAAGATGCTCGATTCGTTGATGATCGGGGCAATGGGCGCTGAGGCAAGCCTCTCATTCTTCCGTCGCCGGGCCAATAAGGCGGTGATTACCGGCGGCGACCGTAGCGATCTACAGTTGATCGCGTTGCAAACCAGTACCAATGCCCTGGTATTGACCGGTAATATCCGGCCAACGATGCAGGTGATGGATCGGGCTGCCGAATTGGAAGTGCCGATTATCCTGGTTGCCGATGACACGCTGAGCACCGTTGATCGCGCTGAACGGTTGTTTGGCAGAGTTCGGTTCCACCAGGAAGCGAAACTGCGCCGCTTTACCGAATTGCTTGATACGCATTTCGATTTTGATCGACTGTATCGCCTGTTGGGGTTGCAAATCCATTAG